One Chthoniobacterales bacterium genomic region harbors:
- a CDS encoding gamma carbonic anhydrase family protein → MSREMGLKLAEDPLPTGHAGTARRLQLGPRIHPSAFVVQGATVIGDVTLDEESSIWYGAVLRGDINRIVIGARSNVQDGVVIHLSDDFPAIVGELVTIGHNAIVHACTLDDEVLVGMGATILDGSVIGARSIIGANALVTTGTVIPAGSLVVGSPAKVIRPLDLEEQGTIRKWALKYIESAKFFRAHYREGS, encoded by the coding sequence ATGAGCAGGGAAATGGGACTGAAGCTGGCCGAAGATCCTCTTCCAACCGGGCACGCCGGGACGGCCCGGCGTCTCCAGCTCGGGCCGCGCATTCATCCGAGCGCGTTCGTGGTTCAGGGCGCGACGGTTATCGGCGACGTAACCCTGGATGAGGAATCGAGCATTTGGTATGGCGCGGTCTTGCGGGGGGACATCAACCGGATCGTTATCGGAGCGCGGTCCAATGTCCAGGACGGCGTCGTCATTCATCTCTCGGACGATTTTCCCGCGATTGTCGGCGAGCTGGTCACGATCGGACACAACGCCATCGTCCATGCGTGCACCCTGGACGATGAAGTCCTGGTCGGAATGGGTGCGACCATTCTCGATGGCTCGGTAATCGGTGCACGCTCCATTATTGGCGCAAACGCGCTGGTGACGACTGGAACCGTCATTCCGGCTGGTTCGCTCGTGGTTGGATCACCGGCGAAAGTGATCAGACCGCTCGACCTGGAAGAACAAGGCACGATCAGGAAGTGGGCGCTGAAGTACATCGAAAGCGCGAAGTTCTTCCGCGCCCATTACAGAGAGGGATCATAA
- a CDS encoding glycerate kinase: MRILIAPDKFKGSLEAGEVAFGIAAGLRDVLPDAIIDLMPVADGGEGTAAVIREACGGEWVNCAAHDALGRPIEARYLWLPDLDTAVIEMSEAAGSRRLADSERDLLRADTCGVGEMIRDAMKRGAREVVLGLGGSATNDGGFGMARALGFRFLGAAKELTDGPGDLLNLTKIIPAEPPAIQITAAADVKNPLLGARGATRTFGPQKGGAAEQLDVLESGLSRLADVVRRDLGCDFRDTPGAGAAGGLGFGLLSFCGATLRSGFDLVAEILGLEAAIERADIVITGEGCLDRQTLEGKAPAGVAQLARKMGKRVFAIAGCATGEETVEKIFDGVFLLATPPVSREEAMARAKDLLRVRGQQLARDL; the protein is encoded by the coding sequence GTGCGAATTCTTATCGCGCCGGACAAATTCAAAGGCTCGCTTGAAGCTGGCGAAGTCGCCTTCGGCATCGCGGCGGGCCTTCGCGATGTCCTGCCGGATGCGATCATCGACCTGATGCCGGTGGCCGATGGCGGCGAAGGCACGGCCGCGGTGATCCGCGAGGCGTGCGGGGGTGAGTGGGTGAATTGCGCAGCGCACGATGCGCTCGGGCGGCCGATTGAGGCGCGCTATCTCTGGCTGCCCGATTTAGACACCGCGGTGATCGAGATGAGTGAAGCGGCCGGCAGCAGGCGTCTCGCGGACTCCGAGCGAGACTTATTGCGCGCCGACACCTGCGGCGTTGGCGAAATGATTCGGGATGCGATGAAGCGGGGCGCCCGAGAGGTCGTGCTGGGATTGGGAGGAAGCGCCACGAATGACGGTGGCTTCGGAATGGCGCGAGCGCTCGGATTTCGTTTTCTTGGCGCCGCCAAAGAGCTGACGGATGGGCCGGGCGATCTGCTAAATCTAACGAAGATTATCCCGGCGGAGCCGCCCGCCATTCAAATCACCGCCGCGGCCGACGTAAAGAATCCGCTGCTCGGCGCACGCGGGGCGACGCGAACATTCGGTCCGCAGAAAGGCGGCGCCGCCGAGCAGCTTGACGTTCTGGAGAGCGGCCTCTCTCGATTAGCCGATGTGGTTCGGCGCGATCTGGGCTGCGATTTCCGAGACACGCCGGGCGCCGGCGCGGCCGGCGGACTTGGCTTCGGTCTCCTGAGTTTTTGTGGCGCAACTCTTCGTTCTGGCTTCGACCTGGTCGCCGAAATTCTCGGACTCGAAGCGGCCATCGAACGAGCGGATATCGTCATTACCGGCGAGGGGTGCCTTGACCGGCAAACGCTGGAAGGAAAAGCGCCCGCCGGCGTCGCCCAGCTCGCTCGCAAGATGGGGAAGCGCGTCTTCGCCATCGCCGGTTGTGCAACAGGCGAGGAAACGGTCGAGAAAATTTTCGACGGCGTTTTCCTGCTCGCCACGCCACCAGTCAGCCGCGAGGAAGCGATGGCACGCGCGAAGGACTTATTGCGGGTCCGGGGCCAGCAGTTGGCGCGGGATTTATGA
- a CDS encoding glycosyl hydrolase produces the protein MPKTRARLLGLLGFRICFVLRVSCFGFLLALAACPRSELPKPRDPSSPVEVLLPERGAYTGAFMDFGDAEDEVTLETIEEFENMVGKHQAIIASSSYWGEQSFPLRNLNVIWRHGAMPLVFWSPWDRPYTQNRGPDKFSLKEITAGKWDAYIDKWGDSAREFGQPMIVVFGVEMNGDWFPWSGWYYGGEEWVGDTPDVWEGPEHFKKAYRYVVDRVRARGAANVKWMFHTNNYSYPIDTWNFAPAYYPGADYVDWLGMSVYGQQFKDETNPDIPSLVDWPYKELCSLDPTKPVMIAEWATGDFPFSPDTRGMLKPEWIKQALEMFRTRYPRIKAAIYWHERWQNPDQTYSNLRVNSSVESLEAYRAGVAHPDWHGELILRPAEQKK, from the coding sequence ATGCCTAAAACTCGAGCGCGCCTCCTTGGTCTCTTGGGCTTTCGAATTTGTTTCGTGCTTCGTGTTTCGTGCTTCGGATTTCTCCTCGCTCTCGCTGCATGTCCCAGAAGCGAGCTCCCGAAGCCTCGCGATCCTTCCTCTCCCGTCGAAGTCCTTCTTCCCGAGCGAGGAGCCTACACCGGCGCCTTCATGGATTTTGGCGATGCGGAAGACGAAGTCACTCTTGAGACCATCGAAGAATTCGAGAACATGGTCGGCAAACACCAGGCGATTATTGCTTCTTCCAGCTATTGGGGTGAGCAAAGCTTTCCGCTCCGGAACCTCAACGTCATCTGGCGGCACGGCGCGATGCCCCTCGTCTTCTGGTCGCCCTGGGATCGGCCCTACACCCAGAATCGCGGGCCGGATAAATTCAGCCTCAAGGAAATCACCGCCGGAAAGTGGGACGCCTATATCGACAAGTGGGGCGATTCCGCGCGCGAATTCGGGCAGCCGATGATCGTCGTGTTTGGGGTGGAGATGAACGGCGACTGGTTTCCGTGGTCAGGCTGGTATTACGGCGGAGAGGAATGGGTCGGCGACACACCGGACGTATGGGAAGGCCCGGAACATTTTAAGAAAGCGTATCGCTACGTGGTGGACCGGGTGCGCGCGCGCGGCGCCGCGAATGTGAAGTGGATGTTCCACACCAACAACTATTCCTACCCCATCGACACCTGGAATTTCGCGCCGGCGTATTACCCGGGGGCGGATTACGTCGATTGGCTGGGCATGAGCGTTTACGGCCAGCAATTCAAAGACGAAACGAACCCCGATATCCCGTCGCTGGTGGACTGGCCCTACAAGGAACTGTGCAGCCTCGATCCCACCAAACCGGTCATGATCGCGGAGTGGGCCACGGGCGATTTCCCTTTCTCGCCCGACACCCGCGGCATGCTCAAGCCTGAGTGGATCAAGCAGGCGCTGGAAATGTTTCGAACTCGCTATCCGCGCATCAAGGCCGCGATTTACTGGCACGAGCGCTGGCAGAATCCCGACCAGACCTATAGCAATCTGCGGGTCAACTCGTCCGTGGAATCGCTGGAGGCATATCGTGCCGGCGTCGCCCATCCGGATTGGCATGGCGAGCTGATTCTGCGGCCGGCGGAGCAGAAAAAGTAA
- a CDS encoding glycosyltransferase has protein sequence MEEDLPPAVTPFVFSDPAGKRWPRLRLTLLIGGVAIFLGTVLFVQTLFVAPQLNLPFSLRQLKGQLKSLQKENPAGQQPANLALWEKFAAARIAGKKPKPPAPPAPPAHPRKKLANNEVRLAFYTNGDPYSFTSLEQHASQITHLCPEWMAMTNGSGDLQIDPDPRLPKLAAAKGIALMPLLTNLVGDTWQPEAVENLAHTSPERQARFIQKVLAILNDAKAAGVIIDWEQIDPAYKKDITAFLDRFTDALHYDDKQLWLCVQPGQDLDYIDFDELSDNVDRFVAMLFDETSDIDAAGPLGSRRWFEGWLSVLMDGAETNQWIIALGSYGYDWTGGGKKAELISFPEAMSRASYAGIETATVAAPHYNPYFYYEDADKDHSVWFLDVVTFLNQLRRVREAKTGGFAIYRLGTEDVSIWDALNVPNDFKMDSASRSALEVLKGTDTIADVGDGEIVSVDESTADGRRTLAVDQEGYLTATYSKFPQFPTLYHQGAGTAHQVALTFDDGPDPKWTPKILDILKAENVKAAFFVVGANAEEYPDLVRRIVAEGHEIGNHTYYHPNLALAWPEHVRVELNATQLLLETITGRSTTLFRPPYAADTSPSRVSELTPLQMAQDLGYLVVLENIDPQDWARPGADIILQRVKQQRRDGSIILLHDAGGDREETVEALPRILDYLKTRGDTVVSLSTLLGTTRDALMPSVETKGRTLNHFVSGVGFRIFHAAEEFLWAFMIVATALVVLRTLIVIWLAARFRRTWSPGFAEPISIIVAAFNEEKVIAETLRTLLATDYAGELEVIVVDDGSADGTAREVEKFATTDQRVRLLRQPNRGKARALQRGLAAMRSGIAVFLDADTHCQRNTLRRLVEPFSDGGVGGVSGHAKVGNLRTFIARCQALEYTCGFNLDRRAYTRWNCMTVVPGAISAIRKTAIDDAGGLSLETLAEDTDLTLTLHKRGQRMVYVPEAIAWTEAPETVRTLARQRFRWAYGTLQCLWKHRDMVFNWNYRALGWFSLPSVWFFQIVLVAITPAVDLFLLASLPFGAWHAVLPFVIVFLSMDVVLATLACIIERESLLVAWRILPMRLIYRPMLSYVIWKAILRAIKGALVGWGKLERTASVPVRA, from the coding sequence ATGGAAGAGGATTTGCCCCCCGCAGTAACTCCGTTCGTTTTCTCCGATCCGGCCGGCAAACGCTGGCCGCGGCTCCGGCTTACCTTGCTCATAGGCGGCGTCGCGATCTTCCTCGGCACGGTCCTCTTCGTCCAAACGTTATTCGTCGCGCCCCAGTTGAATCTTCCATTTTCCCTGCGCCAGTTGAAGGGACAGTTGAAGTCTCTCCAAAAGGAAAACCCGGCGGGCCAGCAGCCGGCTAATCTCGCTCTCTGGGAAAAATTCGCCGCGGCCCGGATCGCCGGGAAAAAGCCCAAACCACCCGCACCCCCTGCCCCGCCGGCCCATCCCCGGAAAAAGCTGGCGAACAACGAGGTGCGCCTCGCTTTTTATACCAACGGCGACCCCTACAGCTTTACCTCGCTCGAACAGCACGCCAGCCAGATTACCCACCTTTGTCCCGAATGGATGGCGATGACGAATGGCTCGGGCGATTTGCAGATCGACCCGGACCCGCGGCTGCCGAAGCTCGCGGCGGCCAAAGGCATCGCACTCATGCCGCTCCTGACCAATCTGGTCGGCGACACCTGGCAACCGGAAGCCGTCGAGAATCTCGCGCATACCTCGCCGGAACGGCAGGCCCGCTTTATCCAGAAAGTCCTGGCGATTTTGAATGACGCGAAAGCGGCCGGAGTCATCATTGACTGGGAGCAGATCGATCCTGCTTACAAGAAGGACATCACCGCGTTCCTGGACCGCTTCACCGACGCGCTCCATTACGACGACAAGCAGCTCTGGCTTTGTGTGCAGCCGGGCCAGGACCTGGACTACATCGACTTCGATGAGTTATCCGACAACGTCGATCGCTTTGTCGCGATGCTTTTCGACGAGACTTCCGATATCGACGCGGCCGGCCCGCTCGGTTCGCGCCGCTGGTTCGAAGGTTGGCTGAGCGTCCTCATGGATGGCGCGGAAACAAACCAATGGATCATCGCTCTCGGCAGCTACGGTTACGATTGGACGGGCGGAGGAAAAAAAGCGGAACTAATTAGTTTTCCCGAAGCCATGAGCCGGGCGAGCTACGCCGGGATCGAGACGGCAACGGTCGCCGCGCCGCATTACAACCCATATTTCTATTACGAGGATGCGGACAAAGATCACTCGGTCTGGTTCCTCGACGTAGTGACGTTTCTCAACCAGTTGCGTCGCGTGCGGGAAGCGAAGACGGGCGGGTTCGCGATTTATCGCCTCGGAACGGAGGACGTTTCCATCTGGGACGCGCTCAATGTTCCGAACGATTTCAAGATGGATTCCGCGTCGCGTTCCGCTCTCGAAGTCCTGAAGGGAACCGACACCATTGCCGACGTGGGCGACGGGGAAATTGTTTCCGTCGACGAATCGACGGCGGATGGCCGCCGAACCCTCGCGGTGGACCAGGAAGGTTATCTCACTGCGACCTATTCGAAATTCCCGCAATTCCCGACCCTTTACCATCAGGGCGCTGGCACGGCTCATCAGGTCGCGTTGACCTTTGACGATGGCCCCGATCCAAAATGGACCCCGAAAATTCTCGATATCCTGAAAGCGGAAAACGTGAAGGCCGCTTTTTTCGTGGTGGGCGCCAACGCGGAAGAATATCCGGACCTGGTTAGGCGGATCGTGGCGGAAGGCCATGAGATCGGGAACCACACCTATTACCATCCGAACCTGGCGCTGGCCTGGCCGGAGCATGTGCGGGTCGAGCTGAACGCCACTCAGTTGCTCCTGGAAACCATTACCGGACGTTCGACCACACTTTTCAGGCCGCCCTATGCCGCCGATACAAGCCCGTCAAGGGTCAGCGAGTTGACGCCGCTCCAGATGGCGCAGGACCTTGGCTACCTCGTCGTGCTGGAGAACATCGATCCACAGGATTGGGCGCGGCCGGGCGCGGATATTATTCTTCAGCGGGTGAAGCAACAGCGCCGGGATGGCAGCATCATCCTGTTGCACGATGCCGGAGGCGACCGCGAAGAAACGGTCGAAGCGCTTCCGCGCATTCTGGATTATCTCAAAACCCGCGGGGACACGGTGGTTTCGTTGAGCACGCTGCTCGGCACCACCCGCGACGCTCTTATGCCTTCGGTTGAAACCAAGGGACGAACCTTGAATCACTTCGTTTCCGGCGTCGGCTTTCGCATCTTTCACGCGGCGGAAGAATTTCTCTGGGCCTTCATGATCGTGGCCACCGCGCTCGTTGTCCTGCGAACGCTGATCGTCATCTGGCTGGCGGCGCGTTTCCGGCGCACCTGGTCGCCTGGATTCGCGGAACCGATCAGCATTATTGTCGCCGCCTTCAATGAAGAGAAAGTGATTGCGGAAACGCTCCGCACGCTGCTCGCGACCGATTACGCGGGCGAACTGGAGGTCATCGTCGTCGATGATGGCTCCGCGGATGGAACGGCGCGGGAAGTGGAAAAATTCGCGACGACCGACCAGCGGGTTCGCCTCCTCCGCCAGCCCAACCGCGGCAAGGCTCGCGCGCTCCAACGAGGGCTCGCCGCGATGCGGAGTGGCATCGCCGTTTTTCTCGATGCCGACACCCATTGCCAGCGCAATACGCTCCGGCGCCTGGTCGAACCTTTTTCGGACGGCGGCGTGGGAGGAGTTTCCGGCCATGCGAAAGTCGGGAACCTGCGGACCTTCATCGCGCGCTGCCAGGCTCTCGAATACACCTGTGGCTTTAATCTCGATCGCCGGGCCTACACGCGCTGGAACTGCATGACCGTGGTCCCGGGAGCAATCAGTGCCATTCGGAAAACAGCGATCGACGATGCCGGCGGCCTCAGTCTCGAAACTCTGGCGGAGGACACCGATCTTACCCTGACCTTGCACAAGCGCGGGCAGCGAATGGTTTATGTGCCGGAAGCAATCGCCTGGACGGAAGCGCCGGAAACCGTCCGGACTCTCGCGCGGCAACGGTTTCGCTGGGCCTACGGGACCTTGCAATGTCTCTGGAAACATCGCGACATGGTCTTCAATTGGAACTACCGGGCTCTGGGCTGGTTTAGTTTGCCCAGCGTCTGGTTTTTCCAAATCGTCCTGGTGGCGATTACCCCGGCGGTGGATTTGTTTCTTCTTGCCTCCCTGCCCTTCGGAGCCTGGCACGCCGTCCTGCCTTTCGTGATTGTGTTTCTGAGCATGGACGTCGTGCTCGCCACCCTCGCCTGCATTATCGAACGCGAGTCTCTTCTCGTCGCCTGGCGCATTCTGCCGATGCGTTTGATCTACCGCCCGATGCTGAGCTACGTGATTTGGAAGGCAATCCTGCGCGCCATCAAAGGCGCCCTGGTTGGTTGGGGGAAATTGGAGAGGACGGCCTCAGTTCCCGTCAGGGCCTGA